The following nucleotide sequence is from Juglans microcarpa x Juglans regia isolate MS1-56 chromosome 6D, Jm3101_v1.0, whole genome shotgun sequence.
AATCTTGTTGGGTGCCTTCGGCCGTTACACGGTCCAATAGTGTAATTAGTAGTACGCTTTTTGTTTCTCGTTGGAATTCTACAATGAACGTGCTGTTCAACTTCTATCAGAAAgctgagaattttttattttattttattttataggtaaacgGCAATATTAATATGGATAGGCATAGTTCAAGTAAATAGAAgatatacaagagataaaaCTTATCTAGGTCActatagaagaaagaaaatcatgtacatttaggCCATTACAATCTTTAGCTATaacccaaagaaataaagtgCGAAAAAATAAAGCTCGAATCTCCTCTAAAGTCCACTCCTTGTCTTCGAATGTCCGCTCATTACGCTCTCGCCATATGCACCATATAATGCAagtagggatcatcttccacacagctttgatttgtggagcacCACTCGACATCACCCAACTGACTAATAACTCAACTACTTTGTTAGGCATCAACCAGTTTAGCTCTATTCGACTAAACATTTCGCTCCACATGGCTCTCATTGTCTCACAATGTAGCAGGAGATGATTCACTGTTTCGCCagttttcttgcacatacaacaccaatctgagATAATTATTTAGTGCTTGTGCAAATTATCAATAATCATGATCTTACCTAGTGCTGTTGTTCAAGAGAAGAAGAGTGCTTTGGGAGGCACCTTATTCATTCACAAACTTTTCCATGGGAAATGAGTGTTTGGTAGAAATGTAAGAGACTTATTAAAGTAGCGAACCAAGCAAGTACCCTTGCCTCCAGGTGTCCACCATAACTTATCTTTCCCCAATTCATTCAACTTCATAGAATAAACAGAGCTGAAGAAAGCCTCAAAACTTTCTATTTCCCAATCTTAGGTTGCTCTActaaaagtgacattccatTAGATTTGGTCTCCTGAATGAACCATGAGATCCACCACCGAAACTTCTTGATCACATGTCACTCaaaaaatggatggaaaataGTCATTTATTGCCACCTCTCCACACCAATatccctccaaaattttatacaGTACCCTCCCCACCATCAATTTCTTAGGGTAAGTAAAGACCACTCACCCTCTTCTTATTTGCTTCCAAACCCCCACACCATAGGACTCATTCCCCTCTCTAGTACCCCAACTCCCCATAGACTGCCATGTTTGCAATCTACCACTAATTTTCAGAACTTCCGGTTCCATAttgtatctccaaagccatttacCAAGAAGTGCCTGATTAAAAGTTCTCGAGTTCTTTATCCCAAACCCACCTGACGGAATTGACCTGCATACCTTGTCTTAGCTGACTAGGTGAAACTTGAAATCATCCCCcatcccactccataagaaatcacaAGAGTTTTTCTATCCGTGCCGCCACGCAAGCTGGAATTGGAAAAACAGACGTAAAGAAAGCAAACAATTTTAACTAACATTGAATCATTTCCATTGAAGCCCGATTCTATCACATAACGATCAATAGTTTTGATCAGAGTAATGCTTTCCAGACTTGAATTTTTTAACAACTTTCTAATTGAGGACTAGTAGAGAACATGATAAAAGAATGAGTACTCCAAGAACCCTAACTACATAAATACGAGTAAACCCTAAAAGAAAGTGACATTCCCATACCCTAAGCTTCAAGATCATTACAGGGTTAAATGGAAAAAGTggttgaaccaaaaaaaaatggacGGAGTTAAAAGAAGAGCTTTCGCGGAGGTGGTCTGGATGGAACAGTTGACGGCAAGGTTGAGGAGTTGAGGGAGAAGGGCATTCCCTTACTTTCTTGGCCCCCTGTAACTTTTTCAATCAGCCTTGCTGCCTTGGGGTCTGTCAACAGTGTCTTCTGAAAAGACTGCGAGAACCCAGTCGCAATAATGGTAACATGAATCTCTCCGTTGTAGCGATCATCCACAACAGCCCCAAATATGATGTTAGCAGAAGGATCTGCCAAACTCGTCACAACCTGAAAGAGGTCATTAAATCAACATATGTGCAGATATTAATCCATTGCATATGgggaaaagaagcaaaaaaaccTGCAAAGAGAGATCctaggttgtttttttttttaaatatttggtgAGAAGGCTAAAAGATGCTGGTGGCTGATGTGCCCTCCACTCTACATAAACCTTTTTGGGACAATTTAGAATAaatcaattatgaaaattgaaGCGGCATTTCTATGCCTTCTCTGAATCTCTAAATTATGCAAATAGTACTGGTTATCAGAGAGAGGAAGCTCTCTCAACTGGCTCAACAGGTAGCAACAAGAAGATTATTCACATTTTGTGATGTCATAGCACATGGAATACCAAAGAACAGAAtgaacttaaatataaattacttCAGGGGGCATAGGGAAAATCTCATTTCCATTTaccaaataaaaccaaaaagaaaaaagaaaaggccaaAATCAACTTGCTGATTTCTAGGGATTTCAGGCGTGGTTCTATACGAGAAAATTCACtcattaaattcaatattactCATCCAAACTCAATGCAAAATGATGGTGAAGTGTGCCTTCTAATATAACAATAGAAATCAGTAGCTCATATATTTCAAGTACCTGAGACACTCTGTTCACTTCCTGCAGGGTTATGTCCTTCCCTCCTGTAATATTGTACACTACCCCTGTAGCTGATTCAATTGAGGATCCAATGAGGGGAGCTAAAGTAGCTTGTTCAGCAGCTTCAACTGCACGGTTTTTGCTGGAGGAAACTCCTACTCCAAGCATTGCAGTTCCTGAGTCTTTCATGACTGCCTTGACATCTGCAAAATCCACATTTACCAGTCCAGGTATCTGCAAACGAACATTTCAATCTTCATACTATCTTCAAGGAGcagaataataattaaaaatattggtGTGTATTTCTTTGATTATTAGGTAACTAATAATGAATTCATTCTATGTTTAATGAGTAGCCATGGGCTAGACTTCTTAAATTAACTGGATTAGAAATGAAGTGTGAACATACAGTTCAGATTTCACAAAACACCCACCGTGATTATGTCTGAAATTCCTTGCACTCCCTGACGTAGAACATCATCAGCAAGAAGGAAAGCATCCTGAAGGGGTGTCTGCTCATCAGCAATATCCAGGAGACGGTCATTGGGAATGACTATAAGAGTGTCAACATTCTTTTGCAACTTTTCAATAGCCTCCAATGCCTGAAGAGATTTTAATACAATATAATTTGTAACTTCAGAAACTATAGAAATTTGTTAGCACCGTACATATCGCCgcaatattataaattatcagCTTCCTTCAGTGTGTCTAGTCTCTACACTACCATTAGCAAGCATATTATAGCTAAGCAAAGCAACTCATCTACAGTAATTAATAATCGTAAACAGCAAGCTAGAGTTGTTTTTAAAGAGCATCTTAAGACATCCTGTCATCCCAAACCCGGTCAAAGTGGATGGAAGAAGCCGTcaattactttatatatagctCTGTGTGTGTGCAACTAAAcgaaatagaaaaaatcatcaataaataaagcaattcCATTTaacaaatggaaaaaaaaaacattttattgatgGCAATAAGCATaccccaagtacacaggatgtatataATAGTTTACAAATGATGAAACTACAGTTTGAAGCATGATATTCTGTGATATCCCATATAATAAGGATAAGGgcaggtggtgaatgagatcccacattgcttgggaatgagaagttcttgctctttataaggtttcaatgaggctccaattgtattattgactagtcctttggaagtataagtcatgtggtttggaccttctattagggcattacaaatggtatcataGCCTATCCCAatcagaaatgtgggacttaagcCATGCTACTTACGACGGACAAGCTTGACAAGGACATTGGAAATGCCCATATGATaacccatatgataaggataagagtcggtggtgaatgagatccaacattgtttggaaatgaaatgttcttactctttataaggttccagtggggctccaattgtatcattcactagtccttttggagtatagaccatgtgatTTGGACTTTCTATTGGGGCATTACATATTCTGAACATCCAAAGCAAAATAGGAGAGTCCAAAGCCATGCATACATTTCTCCTATTTGAAACgggaaaaaaacatttaaaaaggCATCCAAGTTCATAGGATGTATAAGAGAGTAATGCCTTGCTAGAaacagaaaaaggaaataatagaaCCTCAGcccgttaattttttttttttttttttttaaaacataggACATCTGTGCCTATTGAACTCAAGATCTATGGATGACGCATCAAagcattttaaaatatgaaaaatgataaacacacatcacttttcacaacattttacacaacaatgttttaaaaagaaggttatttttgtaaactaacttgtaaaagtaacatcattttaccaaaatacctttattttaaaacttgtgttgtgaaatgtgttgtgtggatatcattactcttaaaatatttgGTTAGGAAATTAGTGACAACAATTTAAGTTTTCCACGATTTCCTGAGTAGATCAAAAGGGCACCTGCCTGCAAGGACCTCTTACGTCCTTCAAAGCTGAAAGGATAGGTAACCACACCAACAGTCAAATAACCTGCCTCCTTGGATATCTGGGCAACAACTGGGGCAGCACCAGACCCCGTTCCTCCACCCATACCAGCAGTTATAAACACAAGATCTGACCCCTTAAGAGCATTTGCAATGGCTTCTTTCGATTCCTCCGCAGCTTGTTCCCCCAAAAGTGGATTCCCGCCCGTACCTGCATCGCCATCAAATAAGCCAATCAATAGACACAGTACTACTACCAAAACGTAGATGAGAGCTCGATagcaataatatataagacCACTGGCCTTGCTTGTGTGCGTATTGCCTAAAGCTTCAAAAGAGGGAACTAAACAAATCAGAGTGAGAGCGCAAGACCTAGTCCACGAGTCAAAAGCTCTCCAATTTGAAGTGGGTTCTCAGCAGCGGACTGTAATAGTGATTGTGCATCCGTGTTTATAGCATAGAAATCGACGCcctgaaatatgaaaattgtaaAACAACAAGATTAACAACCTCTTATACTTCTTAACCGTATCCCACGCATACTTCAAACAACAAAAGGTCATAAGAACCCGATTCGAGGTCATGCATGAAATATATGAATCAGTAAGGTAAGGTCTTTTAACCATATCAACTCAAGCACATCACATACCCGCAAAAAGTATTACGCAACATAGGCATTTTACTATAGAGTTAACAAAGCAATATGGAAAGGACAATGATAGAACAACTATCATTGTTGTTCAGGGGGTACACACGGAAGATGCACGGGATGGTGCAATTCGCTCTGTTCATGCACTGTATCATGAACAGTACAAATTGCACCATCCCTATATCTTTCCCTGTATCATGGATTGGATGCTAAGtagattttctcaatttttttataaaatggcgacagcttataattattttacaagaCAAATGACAACACGAAAAACGGATATAACTGAAGTACAACCGCAATGGGTGTTAAAAGGAAATTCAAACACACGGTCACTAACAAAATGAGGAACGCGGATAGAAAGAAGGACGAGGAATTTCGTAGTTTGAGCCCAGGCCCGGAAAATGTGAGGGGAAACCCACGTGTAAACCGCTGCCAATCATGCGATTAACGGCATTGTTGCCACCCCCGCCGACCCCGACCACCTTAATCTTGGCTGATTCCACTGGGTGAAAGGAGCATCTGACAACCCCAAAATGGCGTCGTTTCCGGAAAGTGCTTCTTCTTTGAGAAACGCATTCTCTAAAAGGGAATATCTTGTGGGGAAATGATGTGGGAATTGAAGAGGTTGAGATCAGCTCGTTTGGGTTTGTGAGCTGAAGCGTCGCCATTTCTACAAGAAGTGAGGGATgtggagagaaatgggtttttagggttttaaaCGGAACAAATTAAACAATGAAAAgcgaaaaaaaacaaaagcccaTTTGGAATTTTGGATAGTCTTATCTGGGGTGGATAGTTGGGAAAGACTGGATGGGCCCATTGTGCCGATTTGACGGGCTTCCTCCTCTATAAAACATCGCCTTCATCACGCCCTTTTACTAGCGGCCTGTTAGATTCTCaggcctagtttgtttttatatataaatgagataaaataagataaaaattaaaaatttaataaaatatttttttaatattatttttattttgatatttgaaaaaataaattttttattttattttatataagaatttgagaaaattgtaatgattagatgagttgagaagtttcctgaaaacaaataaggccttaagttctttaaaaaatttaacaagtATTAGATATTTAGATCTATGCTCGATCTAATAcgtaaaaaatttatatattgatataattttttttataaacataatttatatattgatataatttaatataatacttaaaaattaatttacaataaaaataatttctaaaaaaaataagagttgagAAATGGTGAAGTGACAACCCAACCCCAACTTGATtacaactataaaataaaataagattattttgaattatttttaacttttttcttttgatttgatgagtctagattaaaagaaaatatattattttattttaaagttgtgGAATTGTGAATGGATTGTTGTCCTATCTTTACTCAAAagatttttacaatattatcTTTGTATTAAATCACGTCAGTATataaaactttttatataaaattgttgtACATACTaaacatttttccaaaattattgTGAGAAATTCTTGCGACGTTTTTtactctgttttttcttttgtaagcaAGCTGATGCCCTCTCACTCGttagatgaaatgttttgtggGCATACATAAGTTAAAGATTCGAGACATTTCCTATGCTCTTTCCTCTTTGCTCTCCACGTTCATGAACCAAGCAAAGAAACATAATTAAGAAagaaccaagaaaaataaaagaaaaaagaaatttttttaactagttcgattataaatatataattatcgtCTTTTGTTTTCTCCCGCAGATACATCCCATTTGGCATTTAGTTCAAACTTCACAACCTCACAAGTCACAACAGCACACTTGAACCCAAAACAGTACGCACCTCTCTCTAGTATTCTATATACTTCCACATTCTTAACGTCTTCTTTTCTGTCTCCCCTCTCTTTCCTATGTCTACAtcattgctctctctctctctctctctctctctctctctctgtctctgtgcAACCCCCAAATTGTAATCTCCTGTTCCATGTTTTCTTGCGAAATGCTTTCTGCTATAGTTCATCTATTATAGCAGAAACACAGGTGGTGTAGCTTATATGTAGCATGGGTAATATGAGGTTCTCTTTATAGCCTCcgtaaaattaaagaaaaaaaactctagcatcatttatttcatttaaactacatatttgtaatttcaATGTCTGATAGAATGATTTCTGAAGTGAATGAACAGTAAAAATAGCAACTTCATAGCACCTAAGTCCTCACATTAAGcaacaatacaaaataaattcaaggaTTATGCTCATACAAGAATTACATATACAAGAAGATACTGAGGGATCCATAAAAACCAAAATCCGATACTCGGTTAGACGCTCCATAACCCATATTGTAAACGCATGTTCACAGAACTTCATCAACCTTCACTCAGAATTGGTACAATAAGTGGTTTCATCTGTGCAAGATATACAATCGCCCACCTAACAGAGCAAAAGAGCATGGCATGATAACGAAGAAACAGTTATATGTAGAAAAAAGCATGTACATTTCTCAAATTATAGTTGCACCcagcaagaaaagaaaagaaaagaaaataaagtcaTAATACTTGAATTTTAGACCCACAGTGTGTAACCTTTGAAAGAATCTGTTGTATGAAGGTGGATAAATGATTTAACATGCTGAATCTAAGACTGTGTCATTGCCTTGATCATGTACCCTATTTTTATCGTACTGAGTTATAATACATGAAGTGCTGCCTAAACACAAGAAAGGATAAGTCTTCGCCAAAAAGATGTAACAGATGAACTAGCTTTAACCGACAACATCTAATTGAATGGATTTTTGAATTTCTTGCCAAGTAATAGCTGAAACTAAAAAAATGCAGATTAAACGTGAACTTACATCATCCAACAGCAGACTGTTGCTGTAATAATCAATGTTAGGCGGAACCTGATAAGAGAAACAGATTagtccatttttcttattaCAGATGATGGAAAGCAGATACACAGGCGCtctagaagaaatgaagaataaCACAGGCAACTAAAAAAACAATCTATCTTTATTGTTTTTAGTTGACATATATTGTCTTCGATAGATGGTTGAACATTACAGACCTATTTAGAAGTCCCGTAACCACATTTACTCAAATCACAATCtgaagatgaaaatggaatTTCATTAGCACACCTTGTATGCATAACATCAGACTATTGCACAGACACTTTGAGATACCTCTATTTTCTTTGATAATGTGGATGGGATTCAAAATTGTTGGTGGGTGTTTCTGAACACCAAGAAAGACTCGATGACAACTGCCACGCTAAGAACCTTCATTTTAAATGCTGAGATTATTTCTCACATCCTTTTTAAACTATGAACTAACTCATCTATGCAGTTTCAGCCGAAATCGTACAACAAGCCTAAGCCAAATGCAGAAAAGTTGCGAATTTTAGCTAGCCTAATACTGTATAAGTTCAAACACAACCTTGAATTACGGAAGCAGCAGATTGATATAATCAAATAGACAACCAGCAGATTTTAGGaagataatgaaatgagaaaaaaattttaaaattggaaaTGAATTGGAATATGAGAGATGTACAAATTAGTAGAGGGTCCTCTATTGCAGCAAATTCTTGTGCACAGAGATGCAATGATCCCAATCACCATGAAAATTAGGGTTGTCACAAGGAAACCCATGTCGATTTCTCTTCGATGCTGGAGAGAAAAACCAATTCCTGCAATGAAGAGGAATTCAAATCGGATCTAAAATTTGATTGAggcacaaaatcaaaatcagaaaTGAACCGAATATAAGATCTCGTCGAGAGGGAAAGGATTATGTTTGGTTACCGAGAGACACAGAATACAGAATAGTTGGGTGACCCGTTTGATAATTTGAACCTCGAATTATATAAACGCGAACGAACTCGTCCAATGCCGTGATTGCAATTGGCCCAAGCTTAATGGGCCTGAATTGTGCAAAGGAGATCGAGCCTAATCTAGGCCCAGCCTGGTATGAAGCCCCGGAACCCGAGGGGCTGCCTTCTAGAATTTTGAGACCGCAAACTCTCGGCCGAGCCCATTATAGGAACATAAATCCACTTGCTATGTTGGGCATTGGCCCAAAACAGGGAAATAGATAATGGACCAAACTATCTTAGTGATTGAACGATCATAGACGgctacaacatttttttattaaaataatatttcaacagATAGTTGATAAACAGAAACTTcgtatatataatcatttaaatctgaaatattaaaaaaaaaacgttgaTATTAGTCCAACTCTGCTACtacaatttctcaaaaaaaaaaaaagactctgCTACTACAAGTTAAAGTATAATGAGATCAAACGATGCAAGGTAGATAAAATAAGTGCAAGATAATGATAGATCACTGCATTCAATTGCATGAAGCCAGCCAAGTTTTACCCACTTCTTATCATCTTTGAAATAAGTATCTACCATTAAAGTTGTGCACTGCAGTCAGACATGACAGCGAATGTTCATTGCATACACGACAGTTCTAGTACcgacattttatatatatatatgaatgtttaTAATCAATTACTTTCACTTCTATATCTtatatttacagtttttttttattttttttataaaatatatgagtattttttataaaatgtgaagtgtaaaataataaataataattaataagaataattttatatatatatatatatatatatagacatccAAACACCTTAAGTGGTGTGCTTATTTTTGTAGACGACatgaatcaattttttttttttttttttctggcgCTGGTTCCTATATCTATAATTACCAAAAGGGCAAAAAATATGGAGAAGATAAATTCTGGTGAGAAATATAAACTGAATTAGGCAccattagattaaaaagtaattttaactcttttttattttatctta
It contains:
- the LOC121236175 gene encoding cell division protein FtsZ homolog 1, chloroplastic-like, whose product is MATLQLTNPNELISTSSIPTSFPHKIFPFRECVSQRRSTFRKRRHFGVVRCSFHPVESAKIKVVGVGGGGNNAVNRMIGSGLHGVDFYAINTDAQSLLQSAAENPLQIGELLTRGLGTGGNPLLGEQAAEESKEAIANALKGSDLVFITAGMGGGTGSGAAPVVAQISKEAGYLTVGVVTYPFSFEGRKRSLQALEAIEKLQKNVDTLIVIPNDRLLDIADEQTPLQDAFLLADDVLRQGVQGISDIITIPGLVNVDFADVKAVMKDSGTAMLGVGVSSSKNRAVEAAEQATLAPLIGSSIESATGVVYNITGGKDITLQEVNRVSQVVTSLADPSANIIFGAVVDDRYNGEIHVTIIATGFSQSFQKTLLTDPKAARLIEKVTGGQESKGMPFSLNSSTLPSTVPSRPPPRKLFF
- the LOC121236178 gene encoding V-type proton ATPase subunit e1-like is translated as MGFLVTTLIFMVIGIIASLCTRICCNRGPSTNLFRLTLIITATVCCWMMWAIVYLAQMKPLIVPILSEG